In one Pseudomonas sp. Bout1 genomic region, the following are encoded:
- a CDS encoding peptidylprolyl isomerase gives MKTKLSDCLRPLMLGALFLGTAAAHAAVQPLDKVVAIVDNDVIMQSQLDQRVKEVQQTIAKRGGGVPPTSVLDQQVLERLIVENLQLQIGDRSGIRISDEELNQAVGTIAQRNNMSVDQFRAALAHDGLSYEDARDQIRREMIISRVRQRRVAERVQVSEQEVKNFLASDLGKMQLSEELHLANILIPTPDSANAEQLNAAAAKTQAVYDRLKQGADFAQMAIAQSGSDNALEGGDMGWRKAAQLPPPFDRELSSMEVGGITQPARTPGGFIILKLLGKRGGEEAQMKDEVHVRHILVKPSEIRTEAQTKELAQKLYDRIEAGEDFGELAKSYSEDPGSALNGGDLNWIDPKALVPEFQEVMAKTPQGVLSKPFKTQYGWHVLEVLGRRATDNTSQAREQQALTVLRNRKYDEELQTWLRQIRDEAYVENKLPGADQTGTDQAAQ, from the coding sequence GTGAAGACCAAGCTTTCTGATTGTCTGCGCCCGCTGATGCTGGGCGCGCTGTTCCTGGGTACCGCCGCAGCTCACGCTGCGGTCCAACCGCTGGACAAGGTAGTGGCCATCGTCGATAACGACGTGATCATGCAGAGCCAACTGGACCAACGGGTCAAGGAAGTTCAGCAAACCATCGCCAAGCGTGGCGGCGGCGTACCGCCTACCAGCGTGCTGGACCAGCAGGTGCTTGAGCGCCTGATCGTGGAAAACCTGCAACTGCAGATCGGCGATCGCTCCGGTATCCGTATCAGCGACGAAGAGTTGAACCAGGCTGTCGGCACCATTGCCCAGCGCAACAACATGAGTGTTGATCAGTTCCGCGCCGCCCTGGCCCACGACGGCCTGTCCTATGAGGACGCCCGTGACCAGATTCGCCGTGAAATGATCATCAGCCGTGTGCGTCAGCGCCGCGTGGCCGAGCGGGTTCAGGTGTCCGAGCAGGAAGTGAAAAACTTCCTGGCCTCTGACCTTGGCAAAATGCAGCTTTCCGAAGAACTGCACCTGGCCAATATCCTGATTCCTACACCAGACAGCGCCAACGCTGAACAGCTCAATGCTGCAGCGGCGAAAACCCAGGCTGTGTATGACCGTCTCAAGCAAGGTGCTGACTTTGCCCAGATGGCCATTGCGCAATCCGGCAGCGACAACGCCCTCGAAGGCGGTGACATGGGCTGGCGTAAAGCCGCGCAACTGCCGCCTCCGTTCGACCGCGAGCTGAGTTCGATGGAAGTGGGTGGCATCACCCAACCTGCCCGTACGCCAGGCGGCTTCATCATCCTCAAATTGCTCGGCAAACGTGGCGGCGAAGAAGCCCAGATGAAGGACGAAGTTCATGTTCGTCACATCCTGGTCAAGCCAAGCGAGATCCGCACCGAAGCCCAGACCAAGGAACTGGCCCAGAAGCTCTATGACCGCATCGAAGCGGGCGAAGACTTCGGCGAATTGGCGAAGAGCTACTCCGAAGACCCGGGTTCGGCACTTAACGGCGGCGACCTGAACTGGATCGACCCGAAAGCATTGGTTCCCGAGTTCCAGGAAGTCATGGCCAAGACGCCGCAAGGCGTACTGTCCAAGCCGTTCAAGACCCAATACGGCTGGCACGTACTCGAAGTCCTTGGCCGTCGCGCCACTGACAACACCAGCCAGGCTCGCGAGCAACAAGCGCTGACCGTACTGCGTAACCGCAAGTACGACGAAGAGCTGCAAACCTGGCTGCGTCAGATCCGTGACGAAGCCTACGTAGAGAACAAGCTTCCTGGCGCCGACCAAACAGGCACCGACCAGGCAGCGCAGTGA
- the pdxA gene encoding 4-hydroxythreonine-4-phosphate dehydrogenase PdxA: MKPKRFALTPGEPAGIGPDLCLLLASQPQPHPLIAITSRDLLLERAAQLGVAVDLLSVGPGNWPDLPARANSLYVWDTPLQAKVVTGQLNKANAAFVLETLTRAGQGCIDGDFAGMITAPVHKGVINESGIAFSGHTEFLAELTHTAQVVMMLATRGLRVALVTTHLPLREIADAITPERLERVTRILHADLQQKFGIAQPRILVCGLNPHAGEGGHLGHEEIDIIEPTLERLRLEGMDLRGPLPADTLFTPKYLEHCDAVLAMYHDQGLPVLKYKGFGAAVNVTLGLPIIRTSVDHGTALDLAGSGKIDTGSLHVALETAYQMAETRI, from the coding sequence GTGAAACCCAAGCGTTTCGCATTGACACCCGGCGAGCCGGCCGGCATTGGTCCTGACCTGTGCCTGCTGCTCGCCTCGCAGCCCCAGCCACACCCCCTGATCGCCATTACCAGCCGCGACCTGCTCCTGGAGCGGGCCGCGCAGTTGGGCGTGGCTGTCGACCTGCTGTCGGTGGGCCCGGGCAACTGGCCTGATCTGCCGGCACGGGCCAACAGCCTGTACGTGTGGGACACCCCGCTGCAGGCCAAGGTCGTCACCGGGCAACTGAACAAGGCCAATGCGGCCTTCGTCCTGGAAACCCTCACGCGAGCCGGCCAAGGCTGCATCGACGGGGATTTCGCCGGGATGATCACCGCACCGGTGCACAAGGGCGTGATCAACGAATCGGGGATCGCCTTTTCCGGCCATACCGAATTCCTCGCCGAACTGACCCATACCGCACAAGTCGTGATGATGCTGGCAACCCGTGGCCTGCGAGTGGCCCTGGTGACCACTCACCTGCCCCTGCGCGAGATTGCCGATGCCATTACCCCCGAGCGCCTGGAGCGTGTAACACGCATCCTGCACGCCGACCTGCAACAGAAATTCGGCATCGCCCAACCACGTATCCTGGTCTGCGGGCTCAACCCCCACGCCGGTGAAGGTGGCCACCTGGGCCATGAAGAAATCGACATCATCGAACCAACCCTGGAGCGTCTGCGCCTTGAAGGCATGGACCTGCGCGGCCCATTGCCTGCCGACACTCTGTTTACCCCCAAATATCTGGAGCACTGCGACGCAGTGCTGGCGATGTACCATGACCAAGGGCTGCCTGTGCTGAAGTACAAAGGCTTCGGCGCCGCGGTCAACGTGACACTGGGCCTGCCGATCATCCGCACTTCCGTCGACCATGGCACCGCCCTGGACCTGGCGGGCAGCGGCAAGATCGATACCGGCAGCCTGCACGTGGCCCTGGAAACCGCCTATCAGATGGCCGAGACCCGTATATGA
- the rsmA gene encoding 16S rRNA (adenine(1518)-N(6)/adenine(1519)-N(6))-dimethyltransferase RsmA, producing the protein MTEHYQHRARKRFGQNFLHDAGVIDRILRSIHAKSSDRLLEIGPGQGALTQGLLNSGGQLDVVELDKDLIPILNQQFAGMPNFNLHQGDALKFDFTSLNAAPNSLRVVGNLPYNISTPLIFHLLNNAGIIRDMHFMLQKEVVERLAAGPGGGDWGRLSIMVQYHCRVEHLFNVGPGAFNPPPKVDSAIVRLVPHAVLPHPAKDHKLLERVVREAFNQRRKTLRNTLKALLSNAEIEAAGVDGSLRPEQLDLAAFVRLADQLAIQPAPAAE; encoded by the coding sequence ATGACCGAGCATTACCAACACCGGGCGCGCAAGCGTTTCGGGCAAAACTTCCTGCACGACGCTGGCGTGATCGATCGCATCCTGCGCTCCATCCACGCCAAATCCTCCGACCGCCTGCTGGAAATCGGCCCGGGCCAGGGCGCCCTGACCCAGGGCCTGCTGAACAGCGGCGGCCAGCTGGATGTGGTTGAGTTGGACAAGGACCTGATCCCGATCCTCAACCAACAGTTCGCCGGCATGCCCAATTTCAACCTGCACCAGGGTGATGCGCTGAAGTTTGACTTCACCAGCCTCAATGCGGCGCCCAACAGCCTGCGGGTGGTCGGCAACCTGCCGTACAACATCTCCACCCCGCTGATTTTTCACCTGCTGAACAACGCCGGCATCATCCGCGACATGCACTTCATGCTGCAAAAAGAAGTGGTCGAGCGCCTGGCTGCCGGCCCTGGTGGCGGTGACTGGGGCCGCTTGTCGATCATGGTTCAGTACCATTGTCGTGTAGAGCACTTGTTCAACGTCGGCCCGGGCGCGTTCAACCCGCCGCCAAAAGTCGACTCTGCCATTGTGCGCCTGGTGCCTCACGCGGTGTTGCCGCACCCCGCCAAAGACCACAAGCTGCTTGAGCGGGTGGTACGCGAAGCGTTCAACCAACGCCGCAAGACCCTGCGCAATACGCTGAAGGCTCTGCTCAGTAACGCTGAAATCGAAGCCGCCGGCGTCGACGGCAGCTTGCGCCCCGAGCAGTTGGACCTGGCCGCCTTCGTACGCCTGGCTGACCAGCTCGCCATTCAGCCTGCGCCTGCGGCCGAATAA
- the apaG gene encoding Co2+/Mg2+ efflux protein ApaG, producing the protein MSDPRYQIDVSVVTRFLAEQSQPEQNRFAFAYTITVQNNGELPAKLLSRHWVITDGDGQVEEVRGAGVVGQQPLIAPGKSHTYSSGTVMTSRVGNMQGSYQMLADDGKHFDAVIAPFRLAVPGALH; encoded by the coding sequence ATGTCCGATCCTCGTTATCAGATCGACGTCAGCGTCGTCACCCGCTTTCTGGCGGAACAATCGCAACCCGAGCAGAACCGCTTTGCGTTCGCCTACACCATTACCGTGCAAAACAACGGCGAGCTGCCAGCCAAGCTGCTGTCGCGCCACTGGGTCATCACCGACGGTGACGGCCAGGTGGAGGAAGTGCGCGGCGCCGGCGTAGTCGGCCAACAGCCGCTGATCGCCCCCGGCAAGAGCCACACCTACAGCAGCGGCACCGTCATGACCTCCCGCGTAGGCAACATGCAGGGTAGCTACCAGATGCTCGCCGACGACGGCAAACACTTCGACGCCGTCATCGCGCCGTTCCGCCTGGCGGTGCCCGGGGCCCTGCACTGA
- a CDS encoding symmetrical bis(5'-nucleosyl)-tetraphosphatase — MATYAVGDLQGCLEPLKCLLDRVAFDPAKDRLWLVGDLVNRGPQSLQTLRFLYGMRDSLVCVLGNHDLHLLAAGNNIERLKKGDTLREILEAPDRAELLDWLRRQKIMHYDESRNIALVHAGIPPQWTLKKALKCAGEVETALADDNLYTAYLDGMYGNDPVKWDNELTGVARLRVITNYFTRMRFCTAEGKLDLKSKEGADTALPGYKPWFAHKERKTRETKIIFGHWAALEGKCDEPGVFALDTGCVWGGAMTLMNIDTGERSSCQCESPATTTLPAAKP; from the coding sequence ATGGCGACGTATGCTGTCGGCGACCTGCAAGGTTGCCTGGAGCCGCTCAAATGCCTGCTCGACCGCGTGGCCTTCGACCCTGCCAAGGATCGCCTGTGGCTCGTCGGCGACCTGGTCAACCGCGGCCCGCAATCCCTGCAAACCCTGCGCTTCCTTTATGGCATGCGCGATTCCCTGGTGTGCGTGCTGGGCAACCACGACCTGCACCTGCTGGCCGCCGGCAACAACATCGAGCGCCTGAAAAAAGGCGACACCCTGCGGGAAATCCTCGAGGCGCCAGACCGCGCCGAGTTGCTTGACTGGCTACGTCGGCAAAAAATCATGCATTACGACGAGAGCCGTAACATCGCACTGGTGCATGCCGGGATTCCACCCCAGTGGACGCTGAAAAAAGCCCTCAAGTGTGCAGGCGAAGTCGAGACCGCCCTGGCCGACGACAACCTGTACACGGCTTACCTGGATGGCATGTACGGCAACGACCCTGTGAAGTGGGACAACGAACTCACCGGCGTCGCCCGCCTGCGGGTGATCACCAACTACTTCACCCGCATGCGTTTCTGCACCGCCGAAGGCAAGCTGGACCTCAAGAGCAAGGAAGGCGCCGACACCGCCCTGCCCGGCTACAAGCCCTGGTTCGCCCACAAGGAGCGCAAGACCCGTGAGACGAAGATCATCTTCGGCCACTGGGCAGCCCTGGAAGGCAAATGTGATGAACCCGGTGTATTCGCCCTCGACACCGGCTGCGTGTGGGGCGGCGCCATGACCCTGATGAACATCGACACCGGCGAGCGCTCAAGCTGCCAGTGCGAATCTCCCGCCACCACGACACTGCCGGCCGCCAAGCCCTAG
- the glpE gene encoding thiosulfate sulfurtransferase GlpE, producing MTEFKRIPPEQAQALREQGAVVVDIRDQPTYSAGHISGARHLDNHSIADFIRAADLDAPVIVACYHGNSSQSAAAYLISQGFSDVYSLDGGFELWRTTYPAEIAAGDAQ from the coding sequence ATGACTGAATTCAAACGTATCCCTCCCGAACAAGCCCAGGCCCTGCGCGAGCAAGGCGCGGTGGTGGTCGACATCCGCGACCAACCGACCTACAGCGCAGGCCACATCAGTGGCGCCCGGCACCTGGACAACCACAGCATCGCCGATTTCATCCGCGCCGCCGACCTCGACGCACCGGTAATCGTGGCGTGCTACCACGGCAACTCCAGCCAAAGCGCAGCGGCCTATCTGATCAGCCAGGGCTTCTCTGACGTCTATAGCCTCGACGGTGGCTTTGAGCTATGGCGTACGACGTATCCGGCAGAAATTGCCGCAGGCGACGCGCAATAA
- a CDS encoding PrkA family serine protein kinase, whose product MSIFSHFQQRFESTRQEELSLQEYLELCKKDRSAYASAAERLLLAIGEPELVDTAANSRLSRIFSNKVIRRYPAFEDFHGMEECIDQIVSYFRHAAQGLEEKKQILYLLGPVGGGKSSLAEKLKQLIEKVPFYAIKGSPVFESPLGLFNATEDGAILEEDFGIPRRYLNTIMSPWATKRLAEFGGDISQFRVVKLYPSILNQIAVAKTEPGDENNQDISALVGKVDIRKLEEFPQNDADAYSYSGALCRANQGLMEFVEMFKAPIKVLHPLLTATQEGNYNSTEGLGAIPFTGILLAHSNESEWHTFRNNKNNEAFIDRIYIVKVPYCLRVSDEIKIYDKLLFNSSLAKAHCAPDTLKMLAQFTVLSRLKEPENSNIYSKMRVYDGENLKDTDPKAKSIQEYRDTAGVDEGMNGLSTRFAFKILSKVFNFDPHEIAANPVHLLYVLEQQIEQEQFQAETRERYLRFLKEYLAPRYIEFIGKEIQTAYLESYSEYGQNIFDRYVLYADFWIQDQEYRDPETGEILNRVALNEELEKIEKPAGISNPKDFRNEIVNFVLRARANNNGKNPTWLSYEKLRVVIEKKMFSNTEDLLPVISFNAKASKEDQQKHNDFVTRMVERGYTDKQVRLLSEWYLRVRKSQ is encoded by the coding sequence ATGAGTATTTTTAGCCACTTCCAACAACGCTTCGAGTCCACCCGCCAGGAAGAGCTCTCGCTTCAGGAGTATCTCGAACTGTGCAAAAAGGACCGCAGCGCCTACGCGTCTGCCGCTGAACGCCTGCTGCTGGCGATCGGCGAGCCGGAGCTGGTAGACACCGCGGCGAATTCTCGCCTGTCGCGAATATTCTCCAACAAGGTGATCCGCCGCTACCCGGCCTTTGAAGACTTCCATGGCATGGAAGAATGCATTGACCAGATCGTCTCGTATTTCCGCCATGCCGCCCAAGGCCTGGAAGAGAAGAAACAAATCCTCTACCTGCTCGGTCCCGTCGGTGGCGGCAAGTCGTCCCTGGCCGAGAAACTCAAACAACTGATCGAGAAGGTGCCGTTCTACGCCATCAAGGGCTCGCCGGTGTTCGAATCGCCTCTGGGGCTGTTCAACGCCACGGAAGACGGTGCGATCCTGGAAGAAGACTTCGGCATCCCTCGCCGCTACCTCAACACCATCATGTCGCCCTGGGCCACCAAGCGCCTGGCCGAGTTCGGCGGCGACATCAGCCAGTTCCGGGTGGTGAAGCTCTATCCGTCGATCCTCAACCAGATCGCCGTGGCCAAGACCGAACCGGGTGACGAGAACAACCAGGACATCTCGGCGCTGGTGGGCAAGGTTGATATCCGCAAGCTCGAAGAATTCCCGCAGAACGACGCCGACGCCTATAGCTACTCGGGCGCACTGTGCCGGGCCAACCAGGGCCTGATGGAGTTCGTGGAGATGTTCAAGGCGCCGATCAAGGTGCTGCACCCACTGCTCACCGCCACCCAGGAAGGCAACTACAACAGTACCGAAGGCCTGGGGGCGATTCCGTTTACCGGGATCCTGCTGGCCCACTCCAACGAATCGGAGTGGCACACCTTCCGCAACAACAAGAACAACGAAGCTTTCATCGACCGGATCTACATCGTCAAGGTGCCGTACTGCCTGCGAGTCAGCGATGAAATCAAGATTTACGACAAGCTGCTGTTCAACAGCTCCCTGGCCAAGGCCCATTGCGCTCCCGATACCCTGAAGATGCTGGCCCAGTTCACCGTGCTGTCGCGCCTCAAGGAGCCAGAAAACTCCAACATCTACTCGAAAATGCGCGTATACGACGGCGAAAACCTCAAGGACACCGACCCGAAAGCCAAGTCGATCCAGGAATACCGCGACACCGCGGGCGTGGACGAGGGCATGAACGGCCTGTCGACGCGCTTTGCGTTCAAGATCCTGTCTAAGGTCTTTAACTTCGACCCGCACGAAATCGCCGCCAACCCGGTGCACCTGCTCTACGTGCTGGAACAACAGATCGAACAGGAGCAATTCCAGGCCGAGACCCGCGAGCGCTATCTGCGCTTCCTCAAGGAATACTTGGCACCGCGCTACATCGAGTTCATCGGCAAGGAAATTCAGACCGCGTACCTGGAGTCTTACAGCGAATACGGCCAGAACATATTCGACCGCTACGTGCTGTACGCAGACTTCTGGATTCAGGACCAGGAATACCGCGACCCGGAAACCGGCGAAATCCTCAACCGCGTGGCCCTCAACGAGGAACTGGAAAAGATCGAAAAACCCGCCGGCATCAGCAATCCGAAGGATTTCCGCAACGAAATCGTCAACTTCGTGCTGCGCGCCCGGGCCAACAACAACGGCAAGAACCCTACCTGGCTCAGCTACGAGAAGCTGCGGGTGGTCATCGAGAAGAAAATGTTCTCCAACACCGAGGATCTGCTGCCGGTCATCAGCTTCAACGCCAAGGCCAGCAAGGAGGACCAACAAAAACACAACGACTTCGTTACTCGAATGGTCGAGCGCGGCTACACCGACAAACAAGTACGACTGCTCTCCGAGTGGTACCTGCGGGTGCGCAAATCGCAGTAA
- a CDS encoding YeaH/YhbH family protein — MSYVIDRRLNGKNKSTVNRQRFLRRYRDHIKKAVEEAVSRRSITDMEHGEQISIPGRDIDEPVLHHGRGGKQTVVHPGNKEFTSGEHIQRPQGGAGGKGPGKAGNSGEGMDEFVFQITQEEFLEFMFEDLELPNLVKRNLTGTDTFKTVRAGISNEGNPSRINIIRTLRSAHARRIALSGSSRAKLRDAKAELERLKREEPDNFGDIQEIEAEIAKLSARIHRVPFLDTFDLKYNLLVKQPNPSSKAVMFCLMDVSGSMTQATKDIAKRFFILLYLFLKRNYDKIDVVFIRHHTSAREVDEEEFFYSRETGGTIVSSALKLMQEIMAERYPANEWNIYAAQASDGDNWNDDSPICRDILINQIMPFVQYYTYVEITPREHQALWFEYERISEAFADTFAQQQLVSAGDIYPVFRELFQRRLVT; from the coding sequence ATGAGCTATGTGATCGACCGACGTCTTAATGGCAAGAACAAGAGCACGGTAAACCGCCAGCGTTTCCTGCGGCGTTACCGTGACCACATCAAAAAGGCCGTCGAGGAGGCCGTCAGCCGTCGCTCCATCACCGACATGGAGCATGGCGAACAGATCAGCATTCCCGGACGCGACATCGATGAACCCGTGTTGCACCACGGCCGCGGCGGCAAACAGACCGTCGTGCATCCCGGCAACAAGGAATTCACCAGCGGCGAACACATCCAGCGCCCTCAGGGCGGTGCGGGCGGCAAAGGCCCGGGCAAGGCCGGCAACTCTGGCGAAGGCATGGACGAGTTCGTGTTCCAGATTACCCAGGAAGAATTCCTCGAATTCATGTTCGAAGACCTGGAACTGCCCAACCTGGTCAAACGCAACCTGACCGGTACCGACACCTTCAAGACTGTGCGCGCCGGGATCAGCAACGAAGGCAACCCGTCACGGATCAACATCATCCGCACCCTGCGTTCGGCTCATGCGCGGCGTATCGCGCTGTCTGGCAGCAGCCGGGCAAAATTGCGGGACGCCAAGGCTGAACTGGAGCGCCTGAAACGCGAAGAGCCAGACAACTTCGGCGATATTCAGGAAATCGAAGCCGAAATCGCCAAACTCAGTGCGCGAATTCACCGCGTGCCGTTTCTCGATACCTTTGACCTGAAGTACAACCTGCTGGTCAAGCAACCCAACCCCAGCTCCAAGGCCGTGATGTTCTGCCTGATGGACGTGTCCGGCTCCATGACCCAGGCAACCAAGGACATCGCCAAGCGTTTCTTCATCCTGCTGTACCTGTTTCTCAAACGTAACTACGACAAGATCGATGTGGTGTTCATCCGCCATCACACCAGCGCCCGGGAAGTCGATGAAGAGGAGTTCTTCTATTCGCGGGAAACCGGCGGCACCATCGTCTCCAGCGCATTGAAGCTGATGCAGGAAATCATGGCCGAGCGTTATCCGGCCAACGAGTGGAATATCTACGCCGCCCAGGCCTCCGACGGCGACAACTGGAACGACGACTCGCCCATCTGCCGCGACATCCTGATCAACCAGATCATGCCGTTCGTGCAGTACTACACCTACGTCGAAATCACCCCGCGCGAGCATCAGGCACTGTGGTTTGAATACGAGCGCATCAGCGAAGCCTTTGCTGACACCTTCGCCCAGCAACAATTGGTCTCGGCCGGCGATATCTATCCGGTCTTCCGTGAACTCTTCCAGCGCAGGTTAGTGACATGA
- a CDS encoding SpoVR family protein — protein sequence MTAKEHKRQPLSTGSEWTFELIQAYDREISRIAAGYALDTYPNQIEVITAEQMMDAYASVGMPLGYHHWSYGKHFLSTEKSYTRGQMGLAYEIVINSDPCIAYLMEENTICMQALVVAHACYGHNSFFKGNYLFRTWTDASSIIDYLVFAKQYIMQCEERHGIDAVEDLLDSCHALMNYGVDRYKRPYPISAEEERLRQKDREEHLQKQINDLWRTIPKRAGKNSDKDNARFPAEPQENILYFIEKHAPLLEPWQREIVRIVRKIAQYFYPQRQTQVMNEGWATFWHYTLMNDLYDEGLVTDGFMMEFLTSHTSVVYQPGFDSPYYSGINPYALGFAMYRDIRRMCEHPTEEDRRWFPDIAGSDWLSTIKFAMSSFKDESFILQYLSPQVIRDLKLFSIMDDDLKDDLLVPAIHDEPGYRTIRETLAAQYNLGNREPNVQIYSIDVRGDRSLTLRHQQHDRKPLGESTDEVLKHLHRLWGFDIHLETLQGDQVMKTHHVPPRTEHSDNDYGRLDLAVVHL from the coding sequence ATGACCGCCAAAGAGCATAAGCGCCAACCCCTGTCCACGGGGTCCGAATGGACCTTCGAACTCATCCAGGCCTATGACCGGGAAATCAGCCGCATCGCGGCGGGTTATGCCCTGGATACCTACCCCAACCAGATCGAAGTGATCACCGCCGAACAGATGATGGACGCCTATGCGTCCGTGGGCATGCCCCTGGGCTATCACCACTGGTCCTACGGCAAACACTTCCTCAGCACTGAAAAATCCTACACGCGCGGGCAGATGGGCCTGGCCTACGAAATCGTCATCAACTCCGACCCGTGCATTGCCTACCTGATGGAAGAAAACACCATCTGCATGCAAGCACTGGTGGTGGCCCACGCGTGCTACGGGCATAACAGCTTCTTCAAGGGCAACTACCTGTTCCGTACCTGGACCGATGCCAGTTCGATCATCGACTACCTGGTGTTCGCCAAGCAGTACATCATGCAATGCGAGGAGCGCCATGGCATCGATGCGGTGGAAGACTTGCTCGACTCCTGCCATGCGCTGATGAACTACGGTGTGGACCGCTACAAACGCCCCTACCCGATTTCCGCCGAAGAAGAACGGCTGCGCCAGAAGGACCGTGAAGAGCACCTGCAAAAACAGATCAACGACCTGTGGCGCACCATTCCCAAGCGCGCCGGCAAGAACAGCGACAAGGACAATGCGCGCTTTCCCGCCGAACCTCAGGAAAACATCCTGTATTTCATCGAAAAACACGCACCGCTGCTGGAGCCCTGGCAGCGCGAAATCGTGCGGATCGTGCGCAAGATTGCCCAGTACTTCTACCCACAACGCCAGACCCAGGTTATGAACGAAGGCTGGGCCACGTTCTGGCATTACACCCTGATGAACGACCTTTACGATGAAGGCCTGGTGACCGATGGCTTCATGATGGAGTTCCTGACGTCCCACACCAGCGTGGTCTACCAGCCGGGTTTCGACAGCCCTTACTACAGCGGCATCAACCCGTATGCACTGGGCTTTGCCATGTACCGGGATATCCGGCGCATGTGCGAGCACCCAACCGAAGAAGACCGCCGCTGGTTCCCGGACATTGCCGGCAGCGATTGGCTGTCGACCATCAAGTTCGCCATGAGCAGCTTCAAGGATGAGAGCTTCATCCTGCAGTACCTGTCGCCTCAGGTCATTCGTGACCTCAAGCTGTTCAGCATCATGGATGATGACTTGAAGGACGATCTGCTGGTGCCCGCCATTCATGACGAACCGGGCTACCGTACGATCCGCGAAACCCTCGCGGCGCAGTACAACCTGGGCAACCGCGAACCCAACGTGCAGATCTACAGCATCGACGTACGCGGCGATCGCTCGCTGACCCTGCGCCACCAGCAACACGACCGCAAACCGCTGGGCGAGTCCACTGACGAAGTCCTCAAGCACCTGCACCGTTTGTGGGGGTTCGATATTCACCTGGAAACGCTGCAAGGCGACCAGGTGATGAAAACCCACCATGTTCCGCCTCGCACCGAACACAGCGACAACGATTACGGGCGCCTCGACCTGGCCGTCGTGCATCTGTGA
- a CDS encoding multifunctional CCA addition/repair protein — protein sequence MQIYKVGGAVRDRLLGIDVTDVDRVVVGATTEEMLALGYKPVGSDFPVFLDPKNGDEYALARTERKSGRGYGGFVFHASPEVTLEEDLIRRDLTINAMAEDDDGNLTDPYHGQQDLKARVLRHVSPAFAEDPLRVLRVARFAARYANLGFSVAPETLELMRELSDSGELEALTPERSWKEISRALMENQPQVFIQVLRDCGALKTLMPEIDALFGVPQPEAHHPEIDTGVHTLSVLEQAAIHSQPLTVRWACLLHDLGKGLTPVDKLPQHIAHEQRGLKLIKAVNERFKVPRDCQELALLVGEYHTHGHRALELRPSTLLELLQSFDVYRRPQRFEEFVVACEMDARGRKGLEQRSYPQADYLRGAALAARGVAVAPLLEQGFKGPELGEALKRERLKALKAYKSASGVNG from the coding sequence ATGCAAATCTACAAAGTCGGCGGTGCGGTACGCGATCGCCTGCTGGGCATTGACGTTACCGATGTCGACCGCGTCGTAGTCGGCGCTACCACTGAAGAAATGCTCGCTCTGGGCTATAAGCCCGTGGGCTCGGACTTCCCGGTATTCCTTGACCCAAAAAACGGCGACGAGTACGCCCTTGCTCGCACGGAACGCAAGAGCGGCCGGGGTTATGGCGGCTTCGTTTTTCATGCCAGCCCCGAAGTCACACTGGAAGAAGACCTTATCCGCCGTGACCTGACCATCAATGCGATGGCTGAAGACGACGACGGTAATTTGACCGATCCGTATCATGGCCAGCAAGATTTGAAAGCACGAGTTTTGCGCCATGTTTCCCCCGCATTCGCCGAAGATCCTCTCCGGGTGCTGCGCGTTGCGCGCTTCGCCGCACGCTATGCCAACCTCGGTTTCAGTGTTGCGCCAGAAACCCTGGAGTTGATGCGCGAACTCAGCGATTCCGGCGAACTGGAAGCGCTGACGCCTGAGCGCAGCTGGAAAGAAATTTCCCGCGCGCTCATGGAAAATCAGCCACAAGTATTTATCCAGGTGCTGCGTGATTGCGGCGCACTGAAAACCCTGATGCCGGAAATCGACGCCTTGTTCGGCGTGCCGCAACCTGAAGCCCATCACCCCGAGATTGATACCGGCGTGCACACCTTGAGCGTGCTGGAACAAGCGGCCATCCATTCCCAACCGCTGACTGTGCGCTGGGCTTGCCTGCTGCACGACCTGGGCAAAGGGCTGACGCCTGTGGATAAGTTGCCGCAGCACATTGCTCACGAGCAACGCGGTTTGAAGCTGATCAAAGCGGTGAACGAGCGCTTCAAGGTGCCAAGGGATTGCCAGGAACTGGCGTTACTGGTGGGCGAATATCACACCCATGGCCATCGTGCGCTGGAGCTGAGACCCTCGACTTTGCTGGAGTTACTGCAAAGCTTTGACGTCTACCGTCGCCCGCAGCGCTTTGAGGAATTTGTAGTGGCGTGCGAAATGGACGCCCGCGGCCGCAAGGGCCTTGAGCAGAGAAGTTATCCACAGGCGGATTATTTGCGCGGCGCGGCGCTGGCTGCCAGAGGTGTGGCCGTCGCCCCACTGCTGGAACAAGGTTTCAAAGGCCCCGAGCTGGGTGAAGCGCTGAAACGTGAACGGCTCAAGGCGCTGAAAGCTTACAAGAGCGCATCCGGCGTTAATGGCTGA